In a single window of the Dreissena polymorpha isolate Duluth1 chromosome 3, UMN_Dpol_1.0, whole genome shotgun sequence genome:
- the LOC127873751 gene encoding uncharacterized protein LOC127873751 isoform X2, which produces MAKGGSVDFVLTDVEDTCVKYFNFLMQDRCAWIYDETNKTIQVFPPEDDCQLFLKDVFSHFKNRSNIEIVMDCDQTIVEEFLNGTKIRKLYKYYEIETQTNMCCVTAFSSVSEDLRMLQHECESFVTRRKELAMYSDEVKNDIMIPGEKLETFCLASKHSMCVSAGYIFDFDGPDVGIVNPVVVRKSGEIHSKGVLFHLFEEKGGQKYKDSLKEHRATTSSCIVTRGGSLQAKIIHPTRPIDDKKMMETNIFINICDCLSAALSNKLGRIVFPLMYSGRGEVPLQKCTYQYAYALTDFFRMSSMKSLDPFEIFFVEIDKKKAKEFVQELLLFLPTRSTKLMIVPRCNSSLLKDKLDKHVFDNTTVIVKVGDIVEANVDAIVCPEYITAGYKGYVTNAIHFAFRIKSEKVNKQIHKWKESSDWYLHPKCKRNVMVYHTAAVALESGSFKIKDESEKGLRNSIERVFEKLKKDDTINSIAIPLIGVIDATDTMTVRQACKVFIQSVLSCCSAKTGGPILHVQLVNHCQQITDWLQEYMHIEVLALTNSCFDLQMCQSGLF; this is translated from the exons ATGGCTAAAG GTGGTTCCGTTGACTTTGTGTTGACAGATGTTGAAGACACCTGTgtcaaatactttaattttttgATGCAAGATAGATGTGCATGGATCTACGATGAAACAAATAAGACAATCCAGGTATTCCCGCCAGAAGATGATTGCCAGCTATTCCTTAAAGATGTGTTCTCTCACTTTAAGAATCGTTCCAATATAGAAATAGTGATGGATTGTGATCAAACAATTGTGGAAGAATTTTTGAATGGTACCaaaataagaaaattatacaaatattatgaGATAGAAACACAAACGAATATGTGCTGTGTAACCGCGTTTTCTTCGGTAAGCGAGGATCTGCGAATGCTACAACACGAATGTGAAAGTTTTGTAACAAGACGCAAGGAGCTTGCAATGTATTCTGATGAGGTGAAGAATGACATAATGATACCAGGAGAAAAGCTGGAGACATTTTGCTTGGCTTCTAAGCACAGTATGTGCGTCTCTGCTGGTTACATATTTGACTTTGACGGACCTGATGTTGGAATCGTTAACCCTGTTGTCGTCAGAAAATCTGGAGAAATACATAGCAAAGGCGTTTTGTTCCACCTGTTCGAGGAAAAAGGAGGTCAAAAATACAAGGATTCATTAAAGGAACATCGTGCCACAACGTCTTCATGTATAGTTACTCGTGGCGGTTCTTTGCAAGCTAAAATCATACATCCTACACGCCCGATCGATGACAAAAAAATGATGGAaactaatatatttataaatatttgcgaTTGTCTATCAGCTGCATTGTCAAACAAACTTGGGCGAATTGTATTTCCGCTAATGTATTCAG GACGTGGGGAAGTACCCTTACAAAAGTGTACATACCAATACGCATATGCGTTAACTGATTTTTTTCGTATGTCATCTATGAAGTCATTGGATCCATTCGaaatatttttcgttgaaatcGACAAGAAAAAGGCTAAAGAATTCGTCCAAGAACTCCTGTTGTTTTTGCCCACACGATCGACAAAATTGATGATTGTTCCACGATGTAACAGTTCCCTACTTAAAGACAAGCTAGATAAACATGTATTTGACAACACTACAGTCATAGTGAAAGTTGGAGATATTGTCGAAGCTAATGTTGATGCAATTGTTTGTCCTGAATACATAACAGCCGGATATAAAGGATATGTGACAAATGCTATTCACTTCGCATTTAGAATTAAGTCCGAGAAAGTTAACAAACAAATTCATAAATGGAAAGAATCCAGTGATTGGTATTTGCATCCAAAGTGTAAGCGCAACGTAATGGTTTACCACACCGCTGCTGTTGCATTGGAATCGggatcatttaaaataaaagatgAGTCGGAAAAGGGGCTCCGGAATTCTATTGAGCGGGTGTTCGAGAAACTGAAAAAAGACGACACAATCAATAGCATTGCAATACCTTTAATTGGCGTCA TTGATGCCACTGACACGATGACGGTCAGGCAGGCATGCAAGGTGTTCATTCAATCCGTTCTGTCGTGTTGTTCAGCAAAGACTGGTGGGCCAATTTTGCATGTACAGTTGGTGAACCACTGCCAGCAAATCACTGATTGGTTGCAGGAGTACATGCACATTGAAGTTCTCGCACTGACAAATTCGTGTTTTGATTTGCAAATGTGCCAATCTGGATTGTTTTAA
- the LOC127873751 gene encoding uncharacterized protein LOC127873751 isoform X1 produces MCSISFIGGSVDFVLTDVEDTCVKYFNFLMQDRCAWIYDETNKTIQVFPPEDDCQLFLKDVFSHFKNRSNIEIVMDCDQTIVEEFLNGTKIRKLYKYYEIETQTNMCCVTAFSSVSEDLRMLQHECESFVTRRKELAMYSDEVKNDIMIPGEKLETFCLASKHSMCVSAGYIFDFDGPDVGIVNPVVVRKSGEIHSKGVLFHLFEEKGGQKYKDSLKEHRATTSSCIVTRGGSLQAKIIHPTRPIDDKKMMETNIFINICDCLSAALSNKLGRIVFPLMYSGRGEVPLQKCTYQYAYALTDFFRMSSMKSLDPFEIFFVEIDKKKAKEFVQELLLFLPTRSTKLMIVPRCNSSLLKDKLDKHVFDNTTVIVKVGDIVEANVDAIVCPEYITAGYKGYVTNAIHFAFRIKSEKVNKQIHKWKESSDWYLHPKCKRNVMVYHTAAVALESGSFKIKDESEKGLRNSIERVFEKLKKDDTINSIAIPLIGVIDATDTMTVRQACKVFIQSVLSCCSAKTGGPILHVQLVNHCQQITDWLQEYMHIEVLALTNSCFDLQMCQSGLF; encoded by the exons ATGTGTTCAATTTCGTTTATAGGTGGTTCCGTTGACTTTGTGTTGACAGATGTTGAAGACACCTGTgtcaaatactttaattttttgATGCAAGATAGATGTGCATGGATCTACGATGAAACAAATAAGACAATCCAGGTATTCCCGCCAGAAGATGATTGCCAGCTATTCCTTAAAGATGTGTTCTCTCACTTTAAGAATCGTTCCAATATAGAAATAGTGATGGATTGTGATCAAACAATTGTGGAAGAATTTTTGAATGGTACCaaaataagaaaattatacaaatattatgaGATAGAAACACAAACGAATATGTGCTGTGTAACCGCGTTTTCTTCGGTAAGCGAGGATCTGCGAATGCTACAACACGAATGTGAAAGTTTTGTAACAAGACGCAAGGAGCTTGCAATGTATTCTGATGAGGTGAAGAATGACATAATGATACCAGGAGAAAAGCTGGAGACATTTTGCTTGGCTTCTAAGCACAGTATGTGCGTCTCTGCTGGTTACATATTTGACTTTGACGGACCTGATGTTGGAATCGTTAACCCTGTTGTCGTCAGAAAATCTGGAGAAATACATAGCAAAGGCGTTTTGTTCCACCTGTTCGAGGAAAAAGGAGGTCAAAAATACAAGGATTCATTAAAGGAACATCGTGCCACAACGTCTTCATGTATAGTTACTCGTGGCGGTTCTTTGCAAGCTAAAATCATACATCCTACACGCCCGATCGATGACAAAAAAATGATGGAaactaatatatttataaatatttgcgaTTGTCTATCAGCTGCATTGTCAAACAAACTTGGGCGAATTGTATTTCCGCTAATGTATTCAG GACGTGGGGAAGTACCCTTACAAAAGTGTACATACCAATACGCATATGCGTTAACTGATTTTTTTCGTATGTCATCTATGAAGTCATTGGATCCATTCGaaatatttttcgttgaaatcGACAAGAAAAAGGCTAAAGAATTCGTCCAAGAACTCCTGTTGTTTTTGCCCACACGATCGACAAAATTGATGATTGTTCCACGATGTAACAGTTCCCTACTTAAAGACAAGCTAGATAAACATGTATTTGACAACACTACAGTCATAGTGAAAGTTGGAGATATTGTCGAAGCTAATGTTGATGCAATTGTTTGTCCTGAATACATAACAGCCGGATATAAAGGATATGTGACAAATGCTATTCACTTCGCATTTAGAATTAAGTCCGAGAAAGTTAACAAACAAATTCATAAATGGAAAGAATCCAGTGATTGGTATTTGCATCCAAAGTGTAAGCGCAACGTAATGGTTTACCACACCGCTGCTGTTGCATTGGAATCGggatcatttaaaataaaagatgAGTCGGAAAAGGGGCTCCGGAATTCTATTGAGCGGGTGTTCGAGAAACTGAAAAAAGACGACACAATCAATAGCATTGCAATACCTTTAATTGGCGTCA TTGATGCCACTGACACGATGACGGTCAGGCAGGCATGCAAGGTGTTCATTCAATCCGTTCTGTCGTGTTGTTCAGCAAAGACTGGTGGGCCAATTTTGCATGTACAGTTGGTGAACCACTGCCAGCAAATCACTGATTGGTTGCAGGAGTACATGCACATTGAAGTTCTCGCACTGACAAATTCGTGTTTTGATTTGCAAATGTGCCAATCTGGATTGTTTTAA